A stretch of the Solanum dulcamara chromosome 6, daSolDulc1.2, whole genome shotgun sequence genome encodes the following:
- the LOC129892173 gene encoding calcium/calmodulin-regulated receptor-like kinase 1 encodes MEKESSGLIIGISIGVVIGVLLAIAAFFCFRRYHRRRPQIGNSSSRRAATVPIRVNGVDTCTVLSDSSMGTESPKSIQNGMSLWLGNVRKSNVVSASGILEYSYKDLQRATYNFTTLIGQGAYGPVYKAQMSTGKTVAVKVLATDSKQGEKEFQTEVMLLGRLHHRNLVNLVGYCAEKGQHMLI; translated from the exons ATGGAGAAGGAGTCATCTGGATTAATCATAGGCATCTCAATCGGAGTGGTGATAGGAGTGCTTTTAGCTATAGCTGCATTTTTCTGCTTTAGGAGGTACCATAGGAGACGTCCTCAGATAGGGAATAGCAGTTCTAGGAGAGCTGCCACCGTTCCTATTCGTGTAAATGGTGTTGATACATGTACAGTGTTATCAGACTCCTCAATGGGTACTGAATCACCAAAGTCTATCCAGAATGGCATGTCATTGTGGTTGGGGAACGTCAGGAAGTCGAATGTGGTTTCTGCATCCGGTATACTCGAGTACTCCTACAA GGATTTGCAGAGAGCAACCTACAACTTCACCACATTGATTGGTCAAGGGGCCTATGGTCCTGTTTATAAAGCTCAGATGTCTACTGGTAAGACGGTTGCTGTCAAAGTGCTTGCAACTGATTCTAAACAAGGGGAGAAAGAATTCCAAACAGAG GTCATGTTACTGGGAAGGCTACACCATAGAAACCTGGTGAATTTAGTTGGATACTGCGCAGAGAAGGGTCAGCATATGCTTATCTGA